In Deferribacteraceae bacterium V6Fe1, one genomic interval encodes:
- the rodA gene encoding rod shape-determining protein RodA, producing MFQIDKRQLKNFDVILVLIIFLINICGILAIYSASYDMADGTFDAYYKKQILWFIIGILTFLFFSAVSYKRWIEYAYVLYALGIILLILVLIIGHVGMGAQRWINIGGFRLQPSETFKIIFVIILAYNFRDLSENNLTLIDIIKKSLILFPPFLLIFLQPDLGTAVIFLAVWGMVLLYRGVTKWTFLISLFTFVLSMPVLWFNLKEYQKNRVLTFLNPERDPFGSGYHVIQSKVAIGSGGIFGKGFLQGTQTHLKFLPERHTDFIFSLINEEFGLIGGSIILLLFILLIYRIIQNATETSEPTAKILCIAVASVTFFQVFVNSAMTVSLMPVVGIPMPFISYGGSSMLTFMAMMGLVNSAKMRKFNSPSEY from the coding sequence ATGTTTCAGATTGATAAAAGACAGCTTAAAAACTTTGACGTCATATTGGTATTAATAATTTTTTTAATTAATATATGTGGTATTTTAGCAATTTACAGCGCTTCGTATGATATGGCTGATGGGACATTTGATGCATATTACAAAAAACAGATACTATGGTTTATCATAGGGATATTGACCTTTTTATTCTTTTCTGCAGTTAGCTATAAGAGATGGATAGAATACGCATATGTTTTATATGCATTGGGTATCATTCTTCTGATTCTCGTCTTAATAATAGGACATGTAGGTATGGGTGCCCAAAGATGGATAAATATCGGCGGTTTTAGACTACAACCTTCCGAAACATTTAAAATAATATTTGTCATTATTTTAGCTTACAACTTTCGGGATTTATCCGAAAATAATCTGACACTTATTGATATCATAAAAAAGTCTTTAATTTTGTTCCCCCCTTTTCTACTTATTTTCTTACAACCAGACCTTGGCACAGCTGTAATATTTTTGGCCGTATGGGGTATGGTTTTACTATACAGAGGGGTTACAAAATGGACTTTTCTTATCAGTCTTTTCACATTTGTTTTAAGTATGCCGGTATTATGGTTTAACCTAAAAGAATACCAGAAAAACAGAGTACTCACTTTTTTAAATCCTGAAAGAGACCCTTTTGGAAGTGGCTACCATGTAATACAGTCTAAAGTCGCTATAGGCTCAGGAGGGATTTTTGGAAAAGGGTTTCTTCAAGGTACGCAAACTCACTTAAAATTTTTACCTGAAAGACATACGGATTTTATATTTTCACTTATTAACGAAGAATTTGGACTAATTGGTGGCAGTATAATACTATTATTATTTATCCTGCTAATATACAGAATTATTCAAAATGCCACTGAAACAAGTGAGCCAACGGCAAAAATACTTTGTATTGCTGTTGCTTCCGTTACATTCTTTCAAGTTTTTGTTAATTCAGCAATGACTGTATCATTAATGCCCGTGGTTGGAATACCTATGCCTTTCATAAGCTACGGGGGTTCATCAATGTTAACATTTATGGCAATGATGGGTCTTGTTAATTCCGCAAAAATGAGAAAATTTAATTCCCCTTCGGAATATTAA
- the mrdA gene encoding penicillin-binding protein 2, protein MLFRKLEDKINLIYNKKSVVFFAFLLIGFFIIFLRLLYLQVINYDKYKKIADNNRIRVVRVKADRGFIYDRNDNIIVKNKPSYNLYLVREDIEDKNNLLNLINQKIPIDRELIEKRLKKAYYYQEVLAYRGLTFEELSYFSENIEDLQGVSIKLDPVRDYLDSTSMSHIIGYLGETTEQDLKTKPNYFGGDLIGKTGVEYFYEDILKGKDGKKFIEVDSLGQTINTIEFQPPINGKSLKLSVDYRLQKFAQKLFGNKRGSIVVEDVQTGELILLFSSPTYDLNDFVPYITQENWDKLIKDNKKPLLNRAIESHYPPGSIFKILMALIGLKEKVITPNTEFFCNGKLEFGNYEYKCWKTAGHGDVDLKKAIAESCDVYFYNLGLQLGIDKISEYAKRFKLGEYTNVDIPNEKSGIFPNRDWKKNAFNQIWFPGETIITSIGQGYISVTPIQLVNMFAGIFNGGKILKPHIVKSIIDDNGETLTKTEIYDTITIPEKIKKSILEGMTEAVYGRHGTSYRARVESISVAGKTGTAQVVSLKKTEKYDDDKIPEKYRDHSWFAAVFPAQQPQYALIAMVEHGGSGSQSAAALAGAIINKMVDLNYVSD, encoded by the coding sequence TTGTTATTTAGAAAGCTTGAAGACAAGATTAACTTAATTTACAACAAAAAGTCTGTAGTTTTTTTTGCGTTTTTACTTATCGGCTTTTTCATTATCTTTCTTAGACTACTTTATCTGCAAGTTATTAACTATGACAAATATAAAAAAATAGCAGACAACAACAGAATAAGAGTTGTCAGAGTAAAAGCAGATCGCGGATTTATTTATGATAGAAATGATAATATTATTGTAAAAAATAAACCAAGCTATAACCTTTATCTCGTAAGAGAAGATATTGAAGATAAAAATAATTTATTAAATTTAATAAACCAAAAGATACCTATCGATAGAGAATTAATAGAAAAAAGATTAAAAAAAGCATACTACTATCAAGAAGTTCTTGCATATAGAGGGTTAACTTTTGAAGAGTTGTCATATTTCAGTGAAAATATTGAAGACTTACAGGGGGTAAGTATAAAACTTGACCCGGTAAGAGACTATCTGGATAGCACTTCAATGAGCCATATAATCGGATATCTTGGGGAAACTACAGAGCAGGATTTAAAAACAAAGCCAAATTACTTCGGCGGGGACTTAATTGGCAAAACCGGTGTTGAATATTTTTATGAAGATATACTAAAGGGGAAAGACGGGAAAAAGTTTATTGAAGTAGACAGCTTGGGTCAAACTATAAATACCATAGAATTTCAGCCCCCGATTAACGGAAAATCTCTTAAGCTTTCAGTAGACTACAGGCTTCAAAAGTTTGCTCAAAAGCTTTTTGGGAATAAGCGCGGGTCTATAGTCGTTGAAGATGTTCAAACCGGTGAATTAATACTATTATTTTCTTCCCCCACATACGACCTTAATGATTTTGTACCATATATCACACAAGAAAACTGGGACAAACTTATAAAGGATAACAAAAAACCGCTACTTAACAGGGCTATTGAAAGCCATTACCCGCCGGGCTCTATCTTTAAAATACTAATGGCACTTATAGGGCTAAAGGAAAAAGTCATTACCCCAAATACGGAATTTTTTTGTAATGGTAAACTTGAGTTTGGTAACTATGAATACAAATGCTGGAAAACTGCAGGGCACGGAGATGTGGATTTAAAAAAGGCAATAGCTGAATCATGCGACGTATACTTTTATAATTTGGGGCTACAGTTGGGAATAGATAAAATTTCAGAATATGCAAAGAGATTTAAATTGGGTGAATACACAAATGTAGATATACCTAATGAAAAAAGTGGGATATTCCCTAATAGAGATTGGAAAAAAAATGCTTTTAACCAAATATGGTTTCCAGGAGAAACAATTATAACTTCAATTGGTCAGGGGTATATCAGTGTAACCCCTATTCAATTGGTCAATATGTTTGCGGGAATTTTCAACGGAGGAAAAATACTAAAACCTCATATTGTAAAGTCAATAATAGATGATAACGGAGAAACTTTAACCAAAACAGAAATCTACGACACTATTACAATTCCGGAAAAGATAAAAAAATCCATTCTCGAAGGGATGACGGAGGCGGTCTATGGCAGACACGGCACATCTTACAGGGCAAGGGTAGAATCAATATCCGTTGCAGGAAAAACAGGGACAGCACAAGTAGTCAGCCTTAAAAAAACCGAAAAATATGACGATGATAAAATTCCTGAAAAATATAGAGACCATTCTTGGTTTGCAGCGGTCTTCCCCGCACAACAACCTCAATACGCTCTCATTGCAATGGTTGAGCACGGAGGCTCGGGCAGCCAGAGTGCCGCAGCTCTTGCCGGTGCAATAATAAATAAAATGGTGGACTTAAATTATGTTTCAGATTGA
- the lgt gene encoding prolipoprotein diacylglyceryl transferase, giving the protein MFPYIFKIGNFEIRYYSLMYLIGILLAIYFTKKKAKKLHYNPDEIENIILFTFMGGILGARIYYVLLKWEFYKNTPFEILAVWHGGLAIHGGIIGGFLTLLLITKLKKIKLLFLGDLILPFLLLAQGIGRFGNFANGEAHGVPTITPLSIIFSLKNKFPEFWATVLATLKIENNPISVSTIKELIDSGKKITVIFENKAYELKYYVPWGISFPKKYFPPAYQDFGTLPVHPTFFYEMILNFIGAAFLIILWKNDKNLGAGKITGLYLILYGIIRGFVTTFRADDLMIGIFRAPHLASMAMVIIGAIILYKGGTSENR; this is encoded by the coding sequence ATGTTTCCGTATATTTTTAAAATAGGTAACTTTGAAATCCGTTATTACAGCCTTATGTATCTAATAGGAATATTACTTGCAATCTATTTTACCAAAAAAAAGGCTAAAAAATTGCACTATAACCCTGATGAAATAGAAAACATAATCCTTTTTACATTTATGGGGGGGATATTAGGGGCAAGAATCTATTATGTGCTATTAAAGTGGGAATTTTATAAGAATACACCTTTTGAAATATTGGCTGTATGGCACGGCGGTCTTGCAATACACGGCGGAATAATAGGCGGTTTTTTGACTCTACTTTTAATCACAAAACTCAAGAAAATAAAATTACTCTTTCTCGGGGATTTAATTTTACCATTTTTGCTTTTAGCTCAAGGGATTGGAAGATTTGGGAATTTTGCCAACGGTGAAGCCCACGGAGTCCCAACAATTACTCCGTTATCCATAATATTTTCCCTAAAAAACAAATTTCCCGAATTTTGGGCTACGGTATTAGCTACACTAAAGATAGAAAACAACCCGATATCTGTTTCTACCATAAAAGAGTTAATCGATAGCGGTAAAAAAATAACTGTCATATTTGAAAACAAAGCTTACGAATTAAAATATTATGTGCCTTGGGGGATAAGTTTTCCTAAAAAATACTTCCCCCCTGCCTACCAAGATTTTGGAACACTTCCTGTTCACCCCACCTTTTTTTATGAAATGATTTTAAACTTCATTGGGGCCGCTTTTTTAATAATATTGTGGAAAAATGATAAAAATCTTGGGGCGGGAAAAATCACTGGGCTTTACCTGATACTTTACGGAATCATAAGAGGTTTTGTCACCACTTTCAGAGCAGATGATCTTATGATTGGAATTTTCAGAGCACCTCATTTGGCAAGTATGGCAATGGTAATTATAGGAGCCATTATTCTATACAAAGGGGGAACAAGTGAAAACAGATAG
- a CDS encoding DMT family transporter: MFKGVAAAIVSAVCFAFLAIFAKLGYNLGISTSDMLFFRFALGFLTFTIYFLIKDYNLFFIKKINLLKAFFAGSFLYFTQSNLFFLAVKNISVSTASLILYMYPLFVTILSIIIFKYKLNTVTSISLGLIILGSCLIFYDAFANKYSFFGILCALGAATTFSFYLIFIQYSLQTQKPLTFSFYVILFASITFAFNADYSMPVNHNTILLILGLSFVSTFLAISLLYVSIEIIGAVYASIFSSIEPVITVLASVVILSEKVNSIKVAGMTLILISILLPQLKKLRFMTYEQKSS, from the coding sequence TTTTGCAAAATTAGGCTACAATCTTGGCATCAGTACGTCCGATATGCTTTTTTTTAGATTTGCCTTAGGCTTTTTAACTTTTACTATATATTTTTTAATTAAAGATTATAACCTGTTTTTTATAAAAAAAATAAATTTACTGAAAGCATTTTTTGCCGGTTCATTTCTCTACTTTACTCAAAGTAATCTATTTTTTCTCGCTGTCAAAAATATCTCGGTTTCAACGGCATCTTTGATTTTATATATGTATCCGCTTTTTGTAACTATTTTATCTATAATAATTTTCAAATACAAACTAAATACAGTAACATCGATATCGTTAGGGTTAATAATATTAGGCAGCTGCCTAATATTTTATGATGCCTTTGCCAACAAATATTCTTTTTTTGGTATTTTGTGTGCTTTAGGCGCAGCAACAACATTCTCGTTTTATCTTATTTTTATTCAATACTCCTTGCAAACCCAAAAACCACTCACATTTAGTTTTTATGTAATACTTTTTGCTTCAATAACATTTGCCTTTAATGCGGATTACTCAATGCCTGTCAATCATAATACCATACTACTTATTTTAGGACTCTCTTTTGTATCAACTTTTTTGGCAATTTCTCTTTTGTATGTATCAATAGAAATCATTGGGGCCGTTTACGCATCAATATTTTCATCTATAGAGCCCGTTATTACGGTATTGGCATCCGTTGTCATACTTTCTGAAAAAGTCAATTCCATAAAAGTAGCCGGAATGACTCTAATATTAATATCAATCTTGCTACCGCAACTAAAAAAGCTAAGGTTTATGACTTATGAACAAAAAAGCTCTTGA
- a CDS encoding rod shape-determining protein: MFGKILDIFSNDMAIDLGTANTLIYIKGKGIVCSEPSVVAINNDTKEVLAVGNEAKSMLGRTPANIVAIRPMKDGVIANFEITEKMIRYFIQKVNQRRSLVRPRIIICVPSGGTQVEKRAVKDSAIQAGAREVYLIEEPMAAAIGAGLPIEEPCGNMIVDIGGGTTEIAVISLSGIVYSNSVRVGGDEMDEAIINYIKRKYNLLIGTYTAEQIKIKIGSAFELEESLSIEIKGRDLVNGIPKTIEITDAEIREAIEYAVSKIIEAVKVALEKTPPELSADIVDRGIVLTGGGALLKGLDKRLSSETGLPIIIADDPLTAVALGSGKALDELKLLKKVCFY; this comes from the coding sequence ATGTTTGGAAAAATATTAGATATATTTTCTAATGATATGGCAATAGATTTGGGTACTGCCAATACACTCATTTATATAAAGGGTAAAGGGATTGTCTGTAGCGAACCTTCCGTTGTAGCTATTAACAACGATACAAAAGAGGTACTTGCAGTAGGAAATGAAGCAAAAAGTATGTTGGGAAGGACTCCTGCAAATATTGTTGCAATAAGACCAATGAAAGACGGAGTTATTGCCAATTTTGAAATAACCGAAAAAATGATTAGATATTTCATTCAAAAAGTTAATCAAAGGAGGTCTTTAGTAAGGCCGAGAATTATCATTTGTGTCCCTTCAGGTGGGACTCAAGTTGAAAAAAGAGCCGTCAAAGACTCTGCAATACAGGCAGGTGCAAGGGAAGTCTACCTGATAGAAGAACCTATGGCTGCAGCAATAGGTGCTGGTCTTCCTATTGAGGAGCCTTGCGGAAATATGATAGTGGATATTGGCGGAGGGACAACTGAGATTGCAGTGATATCATTATCAGGTATAGTATACTCCAATTCCGTAAGGGTTGGCGGAGATGAAATGGATGAAGCAATTATCAACTATATCAAAAGGAAATACAATCTGCTCATCGGAACGTATACCGCCGAACAAATAAAAATAAAAATTGGCTCTGCATTTGAGCTGGAAGAAAGTTTGAGTATTGAGATAAAAGGTAGGGACTTAGTAAACGGTATACCAAAAACAATCGAAATCACTGATGCTGAGATTAGAGAAGCCATAGAATATGCTGTTTCAAAAATTATTGAAGCGGTAAAAGTTGCACTTGAAAAAACTCCGCCTGAATTATCTGCAGATATTGTTGACAGAGGGATAGTTTTGACAGGTGGCGGTGCTCTGCTAAAAGGGCTTGATAAAAGATTGTCAAGCGAAACTGGTCTGCCAATAATTATTGCTGATGACCCGCTAACTGCCGTCGCCCTTGGATCAGGGAAGGCACTTGACGAATTAAAATTGCTAAAGAAAGTATGTTTCTACTAA
- a CDS encoding HDIG domain-containing protein: MKTDRETALSVLQEYTKSNSLLKHAFAVEQAMKSYAKKFGEDTEKWGFTGLLHDFDYEMYPSIDEHPSKGVEILKEKGVDEDILQAILGHADYTNTPRNTLMAKTLFAVDELCGFLMACGYVRPDKKISNLEVKSVKKKLKDKSFAKGVNRDDIEKGILELGIDKDEHIKFVIDSLAEIEDILMA, from the coding sequence GTGAAAACAGATAGAGAAACCGCACTATCAGTTTTACAGGAATATACTAAATCCAATTCTCTTTTGAAACATGCATTTGCTGTAGAGCAAGCGATGAAATCTTATGCCAAAAAGTTTGGTGAAGATACCGAAAAGTGGGGCTTTACCGGACTGCTGCACGATTTTGATTATGAAATGTACCCAAGTATCGATGAACATCCTTCTAAGGGGGTGGAAATACTGAAGGAGAAAGGGGTAGATGAAGATATATTGCAAGCCATTTTAGGGCATGCAGATTATACCAATACACCCAGAAACACACTTATGGCAAAAACACTTTTTGCAGTTGATGAACTTTGTGGTTTTTTAATGGCTTGTGGCTACGTAAGACCTGACAAAAAAATATCAAATCTGGAAGTCAAAAGTGTTAAGAAAAAACTAAAAGACAAATCTTTTGCAAAAGGTGTCAACAGAGATGACATCGAAAAGGGGATTTTAGAACTCGGTATTGATAAAGATGAGCATATTAAGTTTGTTATCGATTCCCTGGCAGAAATTGAAGATATACTTATGGCATAA
- the mreC gene encoding rod shape-determining protein MreC — MVKKRYLFLILAFVSALIIVQVKNPKITGPFRGILGNILNPIVYTYYVTSNSIGNLVNNYIFLVNVKKENELLKKELNNYKFEISILKEKLTDYERLKQLLEFKDAYNFDTVACNIIGKNLTDSLSYFIIDKGMKDNIKVNDTIVGHTGLVGKVDDVYINSSLVKVILDITNNVSVMNFETRTTGILKGDGKGGIYVDYYDKLEPVQINDLFITTGLGGVYPKGIPVGTVIKIEDSESNLFQKIILKPLINFNKIENALIIKNVKK, encoded by the coding sequence ATGGTAAAAAAAAGATACCTTTTTCTGATATTAGCTTTCGTATCAGCCTTAATTATTGTACAAGTTAAAAACCCAAAGATTACCGGACCATTCAGAGGTATTTTGGGAAATATATTAAATCCAATTGTCTATACTTATTATGTTACCTCAAATTCAATAGGTAATTTAGTAAACAATTATATATTTCTCGTTAATGTAAAAAAAGAGAATGAGCTTTTAAAAAAAGAGCTGAACAATTACAAATTTGAAATAAGTATTTTGAAAGAAAAGCTAACAGATTACGAAAGACTAAAACAACTTTTAGAATTTAAAGATGCTTATAATTTTGATACGGTGGCTTGTAATATAATTGGTAAAAACTTAACAGACTCACTTAGCTATTTTATTATCGATAAAGGGATGAAAGACAATATTAAGGTAAATGATACCATTGTCGGGCACACGGGGCTTGTAGGCAAAGTAGATGACGTATATATCAATTCATCTTTAGTCAAAGTTATACTTGATATAACAAATAATGTAAGTGTTATGAATTTTGAAACGCGGACTACCGGTATACTTAAAGGGGATGGCAAAGGTGGTATTTATGTAGATTACTATGATAAATTGGAGCCCGTTCAAATAAACGACCTTTTCATAACGACCGGATTAGGTGGAGTTTATCCAAAAGGGATACCTGTTGGCACAGTAATTAAGATAGAAGATTCTGAAAGTAATCTATTTCAAAAAATTATACTAAAGCCACTAATCAACTTTAATAAAATAGAAAACGCCCTTATTATAAAAAATGTTAAGAAATAA
- a CDS encoding EamA family transporter, producing MKLKIFFILLSGVISISFAAIFVRFCDDVPPLMIATYRLIFASIIIISIFKFKHYTISSITKKDFILSIISGVILSAHFYTWFTSIKLTSIASSVVLVTTSPIFVGIFSFFLLKEKQNINIIVGIALSIIGSTILTMGDININNALSFDKNALIGDIFAVIGAIAAAIYMMIGSKVRENLDIIPYITITYTASALTLLLISILSGQVFIGYKPSSYTFMFLLAIIPQLIGHTSLNWALKHLKSSMVAIVTLGEPIGAAMLGYLFFGEKIDKYQFVGIILIFMAILIASKKAAK from the coding sequence ATGAAACTGAAAATCTTTTTTATACTATTGTCAGGTGTTATCTCAATATCCTTTGCTGCAATTTTTGTGAGATTTTGTGACGATGTACCCCCTCTTATGATTGCAACATACAGGCTTATTTTTGCAAGTATAATAATTATCTCTATTTTTAAATTTAAACATTATACCATAAGCTCAATAACCAAAAAAGACTTTATTCTGTCAATAATATCCGGGGTAATACTTTCTGCCCATTTTTACACATGGTTTACCTCAATAAAACTTACCTCCATAGCAAGCAGCGTAGTATTAGTCACAACAAGCCCTATCTTTGTCGGCATTTTTTCATTTTTTTTATTAAAAGAAAAACAGAACATAAATATTATTGTAGGGATAGCATTGTCTATTATTGGGAGCACAATTTTAACAATGGGTGATATTAATATAAATAATGCATTGAGCTTTGACAAAAATGCTTTAATCGGAGATATTTTTGCCGTAATTGGTGCTATTGCTGCAGCGATATACATGATGATTGGGAGTAAAGTAAGAGAAAACCTTGACATAATACCTTACATAACAATAACATACACAGCCAGCGCTTTAACACTATTATTAATCTCAATTTTGTCCGGACAAGTATTTATCGGATACAAGCCGTCTTCATACACTTTTATGTTTCTTTTAGCTATCATCCCTCAGCTGATTGGACATACATCGTTAAATTGGGCTTTAAAACACCTCAAAAGCAGCATGGTTGCAATTGTCACTTTAGGTGAGCCGATTGGTGCTGCAATGCTTGGCTATCTTTTTTTTGGAGAAAAGATTGACAAATATCAATTTGTAGGAATAATTCTAATATTTATGGCAATACTTATAGCATCTAAAAAAGCTGCCAAATAA
- a CDS encoding EamA family transporter: MNKKALEYLADLSLLLIALIWGSTFIIVKESIEKVEPSLFISYRFLIASLILLPFLIIKKDKVNKDSVLAGLFIGAVLFTVFYFQTFALKYITASVTGFLTGIYTLFVPILSYVFLRKKPYPTSIVAVFLSTIGLYLISFQNTLNFGVGEVFALINAFGIAVHIILTDYYSKKYDTTVLTAIQIMVVTFLSIIFTYASGIDIKIKPEKDIIFALILTGFLATVVAFFIQTAMQKYTTPTKAAILFTLEPVSSAIFGYLIGKEILTFNQYIGASIIIIAMLVSEVGSALIRSKR, translated from the coding sequence ATGAACAAAAAAGCTCTTGAATATTTGGCGGATTTATCACTTTTACTTATTGCTTTAATCTGGGGCAGCACTTTTATTATAGTTAAAGAAAGTATAGAAAAAGTAGAGCCAAGTTTATTTATCAGTTACAGGTTTTTAATAGCCTCCCTAATACTTTTGCCTTTTCTAATCATTAAAAAAGATAAAGTTAACAAAGATTCTGTTTTAGCAGGACTTTTTATAGGTGCGGTTTTATTTACCGTATTTTATTTTCAAACCTTTGCTTTAAAATATATTACTGCATCAGTCACCGGCTTTTTGACAGGTATTTATACATTATTTGTCCCCATATTATCATATGTATTCTTACGCAAAAAACCTTATCCTACCTCAATAGTCGCCGTCTTTTTGTCAACAATAGGTTTATACCTTATCTCTTTTCAAAACACCCTTAACTTTGGGGTTGGAGAAGTTTTTGCACTAATAAATGCTTTTGGTATTGCAGTTCATATCATACTTACAGACTATTACTCAAAAAAATATGATACCACTGTATTAACGGCGATACAAATTATGGTTGTAACTTTTTTATCCATCATCTTTACCTACGCATCAGGTATTGATATAAAAATAAAACCTGAAAAAGATATAATCTTTGCGTTGATTCTAACCGGATTTTTGGCAACTGTAGTGGCTTTCTTCATACAAACTGCCATGCAAAAATATACAACACCCACAAAAGCAGCAATCCTTTTTACACTTGAGCCTGTATCCTCTGCCATTTTTGGCTATTTAATAGGGAAAGAGATATTGACATTTAATCAATATATCGGTGCATCAATAATTATTATTGCTATGCTTGTCAGTGAAGTAGGCAGTGCATTAATAAGGAGTAAGAGATGA